Proteins from a genomic interval of Nocardia sp. BMG51109:
- a CDS encoding roadblock/LC7 domain-containing protein yields the protein MTKVEMSGPQSNTAVLAELRALRARIPELTGVLVASGDGMLVAHLLPADIEPTGVAALTASQLALSYRLVTTVHGGGFREVVVHGTDGYVVIYAAGRTALTVLAGPEVNVGRLHLESRPVAHTIAEQLTATTQGLG from the coding sequence ATGACCAAGGTGGAAATGTCCGGGCCGCAATCGAATACGGCGGTGCTGGCCGAGTTGCGGGCGTTACGCGCCCGGATACCGGAACTGACCGGTGTGCTGGTGGCCTCCGGCGACGGGATGCTCGTCGCGCACCTCCTGCCCGCAGACATCGAGCCGACGGGGGTGGCCGCCCTGACCGCCTCCCAGCTGGCGCTGTCGTATCGGCTCGTCACCACCGTGCACGGCGGCGGATTCCGCGAGGTCGTGGTGCACGGGACGGACGGGTACGTCGTGATCTACGCGGCGGGACGGACGGCGCTGACGGTACTGGCCGGTCCGGAGGTGAACGTCGGCCGGCTCCATCTGGAGTCGCGGCCGGTCGCTCACACGATCGCCGAACAGCTCACGGCGACGACCCAGGGCCTCGGGTGA
- a CDS encoding tetratricopeptide repeat protein, giving the protein MAVVVYSRALEGITMVDKGKRPDGAVPLPDVVAALSAQLASMGTVDLASAPGAENPYDRSTRFAPTAVDATFHLLIDTDSDEPQFWVVGANTPLPNGTATHTVKLALTPATTAAEPAAEGETPSPTGTPRATIVSIEPTPAADTAPAPPDDQPPLLPDDEQHPESVAGTSVAEGPTRTDTSADAGTDRAEITTPATAPAADDRPTATTDLGQFVAADSGDEQRESGTVPAEGLLPAAVTPSANARIVTEPEAETVTDADEARDSRHAAALADEHGATPAMSTGSQGDSANAATPAGSVTADATTVTTPTDTDPITPPADTTPTDSDQSTTSQDTAPAEGALPAAVGTSANAPAATEPEAEMVAATATEAQDRRSSSASARGQGDSAETAPPADSAAVTTPTDTAAADADRSTTPEGTAAAEPAVPTHPTTPEQHAQVIAHHERAVADKEREHGPLHHETLTAAGDLAHSYFDADRVNDAIDLYERVLADGEYALDPDGVDTLNLRNALAQCYRRGGRLAEAVDLYERIVTDSEQTHGPEHRNTLTARHNLAMLYRATGRTTEAIDLYRRTLADSERVLGHEHPDTLATSDNLAFALRAEGRTAEAEDLDRRSLAIRERILGPEHPDTIEAMTGVAEDHLEAGRPTDAAELSERAVVTAERALGNDHPTTLRARSSLALAYEQLDRRSEAAELYRRVLTDRQRLLGADHRLTILARNNLACSYFEAGRYHEAAEEFTRALADRERVLGPDDPDTVKTREYLAVSYRAAQQTGR; this is encoded by the coding sequence GTGGCGGTGGTGGTGTATTCGCGCGCTCTCGAGGGAATCACCATGGTGGACAAGGGGAAACGACCCGACGGAGCGGTTCCGCTCCCTGATGTCGTCGCGGCGTTGTCGGCACAGCTGGCATCGATGGGTACGGTCGACCTGGCGTCGGCGCCCGGGGCCGAGAATCCGTACGATCGCTCCACCAGATTCGCGCCGACGGCCGTCGACGCGACCTTCCACCTGCTGATCGACACCGACTCCGATGAGCCCCAGTTCTGGGTGGTCGGGGCGAACACGCCGCTGCCGAACGGGACCGCCACGCACACAGTGAAACTCGCCCTCACCCCGGCGACCACCGCGGCGGAACCGGCGGCCGAAGGCGAAACACCTTCTCCCACCGGCACACCGAGGGCCACCATCGTCTCGATCGAGCCCACCCCCGCCGCCGATACCGCACCCGCTCCTCCGGACGACCAGCCGCCCCTTCTGCCGGACGACGAACAACATCCGGAGTCCGTCGCGGGAACCAGCGTGGCCGAGGGCCCGACACGAACGGACACCTCCGCCGACGCAGGAACAGATCGGGCCGAGATCACCACACCCGCAACCGCTCCGGCAGCCGATGACCGGCCCACTGCCACAACAGACCTCGGGCAATTCGTCGCCGCGGACTCCGGCGACGAGCAGCGAGAATCCGGGACCGTGCCCGCCGAGGGCTTACTCCCGGCGGCGGTCACCCCATCCGCGAATGCTCGCATCGTCACCGAACCGGAGGCCGAGACGGTCACCGACGCCGACGAGGCGCGGGACAGCCGGCACGCCGCTGCACTGGCGGACGAGCACGGCGCGACACCGGCCATGTCCACCGGCTCGCAAGGAGATTCCGCGAACGCCGCGACCCCGGCGGGTTCCGTCACGGCCGACGCCACCACGGTCACTACACCGACCGACACCGACCCGATCACACCACCGGCAGACACCACACCAACCGACTCCGACCAGTCCACAACATCACAAGACACCGCACCCGCCGAGGGAGCGCTCCCGGCCGCAGTCGGCACATCCGCGAACGCCCCGGCTGCCACCGAACCGGAGGCCGAGATGGTCGCCGCCACCGCCACCGAGGCACAGGACCGCCGTTCCTCCTCTGCATCGGCCCGCGGGCAAGGAGATTCCGCGGAGACCGCGCCCCCGGCGGATTCCGCCGCGGTCACAACACCAACAGATACCGCGGCGGCCGACGCCGACCGGTCCACAACACCGGAAGGCACGGCGGCGGCCGAGCCCGCCGTGCCGACCCACCCCACGACCCCCGAGCAACATGCCCAGGTCATCGCCCACCACGAGCGCGCGGTCGCGGACAAGGAACGGGAGCACGGGCCGCTGCACCACGAGACACTCACGGCCGCAGGTGATCTCGCGCACTCCTACTTCGACGCCGATCGCGTGAACGATGCCATCGACCTCTACGAGCGAGTGCTCGCGGACGGCGAGTACGCCCTGGACCCCGACGGTGTCGACACGCTCAACCTGCGCAACGCACTGGCCCAGTGCTACCGCCGCGGCGGCCGCCTCGCCGAGGCCGTCGACCTGTACGAACGCATCGTGACCGACAGCGAGCAGACCCACGGCCCCGAGCATCGGAACACCCTCACCGCCCGCCACAACCTGGCCATGCTGTACCGCGCGACCGGCCGGACGACGGAGGCGATCGATCTGTACCGGCGCACCCTCGCCGACAGCGAACGCGTGCTCGGCCACGAACATCCGGACACCCTCGCCACCTCCGACAACCTGGCCTTCGCACTGCGTGCCGAGGGCCGCACCGCCGAAGCCGAGGATCTCGACCGGCGCAGCCTGGCCATCCGCGAACGGATACTGGGCCCCGAACATCCCGACACGATCGAGGCCATGACGGGTGTCGCCGAAGATCACCTGGAGGCCGGGCGCCCGACCGACGCGGCCGAACTCTCCGAGCGAGCGGTCGTGACGGCGGAACGGGCGCTCGGCAACGACCATCCGACGACCCTGCGCGCCCGCAGCAGCCTGGCGCTGGCCTACGAGCAGCTGGATCGGCGGTCCGAGGCGGCCGAACTCTACCGGCGGGTGCTCACCGACCGGCAGCGGCTGCTCGGCGCCGACCATCGGCTCACCATTCTGGCCCGCAACAATCTGGCATGCTCGTACTTCGAGGCGGGCCGCTACCACGAGGCGGCCGAGGAGTTCACGCGCGCACTCGCCGATCGCGAACGTGTCCTCGGCCCCGACGATCCCGACACGGTGAAGACACGCGAATATCTGGCCGTCAGCTATCGAGCCGCACAGCAGACCGGCCGGTGA
- a CDS encoding carbohydrate ABC transporter permease translates to MVIYAVLIAISWCAVGPILWALGASLKSEGTVSEPNPIPADPRWSNYGEVFDLLPLGRMLLNTVGYAACITAGQVFFCSLAGYAFARLRFPGRELLFLAYLGTLMVPLTVTVIPQFILMRTFGWVDTPWAMIVPSLFGSAFGTYLMRQFFRTLPDELEEAAVLDGCGTWQMYWRVLLPHARPAVLVLAVLTWIGVWNDFLWPLVMIQRNQIATVTLGLVRLQGQYHTQWPILMAAALIVLAPLLVVYAVAQKSFVRGIAQSGFGGR, encoded by the coding sequence ATGGTGATCTACGCCGTCCTGATCGCCATCTCCTGGTGCGCGGTCGGGCCGATCCTGTGGGCGCTCGGCGCCTCGCTGAAATCCGAAGGGACGGTCAGCGAGCCGAATCCGATACCGGCCGACCCGCGGTGGTCCAACTACGGCGAGGTGTTCGACCTGCTGCCGCTGGGCCGGATGCTGCTCAACACCGTCGGCTATGCCGCATGCATCACCGCCGGGCAGGTGTTCTTCTGCTCGCTCGCCGGATATGCCTTCGCGCGCCTGCGATTTCCGGGGCGCGAGCTGCTGTTCCTGGCTTATCTGGGCACGCTCATGGTGCCCCTGACGGTCACGGTGATACCGCAGTTCATCCTCATGCGGACCTTCGGCTGGGTGGACACGCCCTGGGCGATGATCGTGCCGAGCCTGTTCGGATCCGCCTTCGGCACCTACCTGATGCGCCAGTTCTTCCGCACGCTGCCCGACGAATTGGAGGAGGCGGCCGTACTCGACGGATGCGGCACCTGGCAGATGTACTGGCGGGTGCTGCTGCCGCACGCCCGGCCCGCGGTCCTGGTACTGGCCGTGCTCACCTGGATCGGGGTGTGGAACGATTTCCTGTGGCCGCTGGTGATGATTCAGCGCAACCAGATCGCCACGGTGACACTGGGTTTGGTGCGGCTGCAGGGGCAGTATCACACGCAGTGGCCGATCCTCATGGCCGCCGCGCTGATCGTGCTGGCTCCGCTGCTGGTCGTCTACGCGGTGGCACAGAAATCGTTCGTGCGGGGAATCGCGCAGTCGGGGTTCGGCGGCCGGTGA
- a CDS encoding carbohydrate ABC transporter permease, producing MERRRMRAGMAFVAPNLAAVGVFLLFPLAFSLYLSFHSWDLFGPMRFAGLGNYRQLLDDPLFSIALRNTAVFTVLTLVPTVVISLAVAAALNRKLRGIGLFRTLAFLPLVASTVAMAVVWRFLFTTDDGLVNLMLGRLGAGPVPWLSDPYWALPALTVVTVWKSVPFASVILLAAMQGIPENLYEAARIDGAGPWHRFRSITLPLIRGALSFVFVVTVINSVQAFDQAYALTDGNGGPETGTYVLGIMLFQNAFRFYEIGYAAALAWVMFALLLVLTVIQLWLSRRDPVES from the coding sequence CTGGAGCGGAGGCGGATGCGGGCCGGGATGGCCTTCGTCGCACCGAATCTGGCGGCGGTGGGCGTGTTTCTCCTTTTTCCCCTGGCCTTTTCGCTGTATCTCAGTTTCCACTCGTGGGATCTGTTCGGGCCGATGCGATTCGCCGGGCTCGGGAACTACCGGCAGCTTCTCGACGATCCGCTGTTCTCCATCGCCCTGCGCAACACGGCGGTGTTCACGGTGCTGACGCTGGTTCCGACCGTCGTGATCAGCCTCGCGGTGGCCGCCGCGCTGAACCGGAAACTGCGGGGGATCGGGCTGTTTCGCACGCTGGCCTTCCTGCCACTGGTGGCCTCGACCGTGGCGATGGCCGTGGTGTGGCGGTTCCTGTTCACCACCGACGACGGTCTGGTGAATCTGATGCTGGGCCGGCTCGGGGCCGGGCCCGTGCCCTGGCTCAGCGATCCGTACTGGGCCCTGCCCGCGCTGACCGTCGTGACCGTGTGGAAGAGCGTGCCGTTCGCCTCCGTCATCCTGCTCGCCGCCATGCAGGGCATCCCCGAAAACCTGTACGAGGCGGCGCGCATCGACGGCGCCGGGCCGTGGCATCGATTCCGTTCCATCACACTGCCGTTGATCCGGGGCGCGCTGTCGTTCGTCTTCGTCGTCACCGTCATCAACTCGGTGCAGGCGTTCGATCAGGCCTATGCGCTCACCGACGGTAACGGCGGACCCGAGACCGGCACCTATGTGCTGGGAATCATGCTGTTCCAGAATGCCTTCCGGTTCTACGAGATCGGCTACGCCGCCGCCCTGGCCTGGGTGATGTTCGCATTGCTGCTGGTGCTCACCGTCATTCAGCTGTGGCTGTCGCGCCGGGACCCGGTGGAGTCGTGA
- a CDS encoding sugar ABC transporter substrate-binding protein: MTPTRRSVLRSALALPLAGAAAGCGTEDDAVTFFFQARPEEARARLRIIDEFRRRRPDIRIRTILSGPDPLQQMLTYCAGGKCPDVLMCWELLYAGLAERGVLLDLHTLLDREPRYAADLRRDGYRTLSDTFTYRGGRYALPEQWSGVFLYYNRKLFDRAGIRPPGRWWDAWTFDEFLAAARELTSRGGRERQWGFVDGWVPYFSAGCFGMNNGAEWFSPPMAPSRTTIGDPRFTEGVQFYADLALRHGVAPDVSDQQSVSAYDLFSGGRAAMLLGGHWLYSEFAAGDGLDFDVTVLPVGPHGGPGAVTDVGCTGLGIAAASPRREQAWEFVKFATGPVGQSIIAESGLFVPVLRSAMHSPQFAAAHRAVGNLQVFTDGPEHSRRIAVTPAWGKVEALLSRNCNRVLRGAAPADSLAGTAADIDALLRTRR, encoded by the coding sequence GTGACACCGACCCGTCGCTCCGTGCTCCGGTCGGCCCTGGCGTTGCCGCTGGCCGGCGCCGCGGCCGGATGCGGGACCGAGGACGATGCGGTGACCTTCTTCTTCCAGGCCCGGCCCGAGGAGGCGCGGGCGCGGCTGCGGATCATCGACGAGTTCCGGCGGCGGCGTCCCGACATCCGCATCCGCACGATTCTCTCCGGCCCCGACCCGCTGCAGCAGATGCTCACCTACTGCGCCGGCGGCAAGTGCCCGGACGTGCTGATGTGCTGGGAACTGCTGTACGCGGGCCTGGCCGAACGCGGCGTGCTGCTGGACCTGCACACCCTGCTGGACCGCGAGCCGCGGTACGCGGCGGACCTCCGGCGTGACGGGTATCGGACGCTGTCCGACACGTTCACCTACCGGGGCGGCCGGTACGCGCTGCCCGAGCAGTGGTCCGGGGTCTTCCTCTACTACAACCGGAAACTGTTCGACCGGGCCGGAATTCGCCCGCCCGGGCGCTGGTGGGATGCCTGGACATTCGACGAATTCCTCGCCGCGGCACGGGAACTGACCAGCCGCGGCGGCCGGGAGCGGCAGTGGGGCTTCGTGGACGGGTGGGTGCCGTACTTTTCGGCGGGCTGCTTCGGGATGAACAACGGCGCCGAATGGTTCAGTCCGCCGATGGCGCCGTCCCGCACCACTATCGGCGATCCCCGGTTCACCGAGGGAGTGCAGTTCTACGCGGATCTCGCGCTGCGGCACGGGGTCGCGCCCGATGTCTCCGATCAGCAGTCGGTGTCGGCCTATGACCTGTTCTCCGGTGGCCGGGCCGCGATGCTGCTCGGCGGCCACTGGTTGTATTCGGAGTTCGCGGCCGGCGACGGGCTCGACTTCGACGTGACCGTGCTGCCCGTCGGACCGCACGGCGGACCGGGTGCCGTCACCGATGTCGGCTGCACCGGGCTGGGCATCGCCGCCGCCAGTCCGCGGCGCGAACAGGCCTGGGAATTCGTGAAATTCGCGACCGGGCCGGTGGGGCAGTCGATCATCGCGGAGTCGGGGCTGTTCGTGCCGGTGCTGCGGTCGGCCATGCACTCGCCGCAGTTCGCCGCCGCGCACCGTGCCGTCGGCAACCTCCAGGTGTTCACCGACGGGCCCGAACATTCCCGCCGGATCGCGGTCACACCGGCGTGGGGAAAGGTGGAAGCTCTGTTGTCCCGCAACTGCAATCGCGTGCTGCGCGGCGCGGCCCCGGCGGATTCGCTGGCGGGGACGGCCGCCGATATCGATGCGCTGTTGAGGACGCGGAGATGA
- a CDS encoding carbon starvation CstA family protein, whose amino-acid sequence MATIEYLRTDPDLPPVGVADRTPITPAKKGIFLVVALVGALAWAVLGIARGEDVNAVWIVIAAVCTYIIAYQFYARLIEWKITKPDDQVATPAEEMENGKDYMPMDRRVLFGHHFAAIAGAGPLVGPVLAAQMGYLPGTLWIVVGVVLAGAVQDYLVLWASVKRRGRSLGQMARDELGVVGGAAALIAVLVIMVILLAVLGIVVVQALAATKGADGQLHGGSPWGVFSISMTIPIAVLMGLYLRYVRPGRVGEISIVGFALLLLAIISGRWVSESGWGRDLFTLSGTTIAWLLIVYGFIASVLPVWLLLAPRDYLSTFMKVGTIVLLAVGVVVTMPVLKAPAVSQFAGNSSGPSFAGSLFPFLFITIACGALSGFHALVSSGTTPKLLAKQAQARMIGYGGMLMESFVAVMAIIAASILDQHLYFAMNAGAGATGGTAEKAATYVNGLGLGGDPITAAELNQAAQDVGETSVVSRTGGAPTLAVGMSEVMHNFIGGTGLKSFWYHFAIMFEALFILTTIDAGTRVARFMLSDTLGNFGGPAAKFKNPSWWPGVFLCSLVVVAAWGSVLLMGVTDPLGGIYTLYPLFGIANQLLAAVALTVVLVIVVKKGLVKWAWIPALPLIWDLVVTMTASWQKIFSGDKNLGYWTQHNAYSDARAAGKILAPAKSMDDMDKVVRNTFIQGTLSIVFAILVLIVAAVGLIVCVRALRQGGGPTTESPEAPSKLFGPKGFLTSKAEKEVQRDWDEHAKTGRAGPPTAPAMAE is encoded by the coding sequence ATGGCGACCATCGAATACCTCCGGACGGATCCCGACCTACCTCCCGTGGGGGTCGCGGACCGTACCCCGATCACCCCCGCGAAGAAGGGAATCTTCCTCGTCGTCGCCCTCGTCGGTGCGCTCGCCTGGGCCGTGCTCGGTATCGCCCGTGGCGAGGACGTCAACGCGGTGTGGATCGTGATCGCGGCGGTGTGCACCTACATCATCGCCTACCAGTTCTACGCGCGGCTGATCGAATGGAAGATCACCAAGCCGGACGACCAGGTCGCCACGCCCGCCGAGGAGATGGAGAACGGCAAGGACTACATGCCGATGGACCGGCGGGTCCTGTTCGGCCACCACTTCGCCGCCATCGCCGGCGCCGGCCCGCTGGTCGGGCCCGTGCTCGCGGCGCAGATGGGCTATCTGCCCGGCACGCTGTGGATCGTCGTCGGGGTCGTGCTGGCCGGCGCGGTTCAGGACTACCTGGTGCTGTGGGCGTCGGTGAAGCGCCGCGGCCGCAGCCTGGGCCAGATGGCCCGCGACGAACTGGGCGTGGTCGGCGGCGCGGCGGCGCTGATCGCGGTGCTGGTCATCATGGTGATCCTGCTGGCCGTGCTCGGCATCGTCGTGGTGCAGGCGCTGGCCGCCACCAAGGGCGCCGACGGGCAGCTGCACGGCGGCAGCCCGTGGGGCGTGTTCTCGATCTCGATGACCATCCCGATCGCCGTGCTGATGGGCCTGTACCTGCGCTACGTGCGGCCGGGCCGGGTCGGCGAGATCTCGATCGTCGGATTCGCGCTGCTGCTGCTGGCCATCATCTCCGGCCGCTGGGTCTCCGAATCCGGCTGGGGACGCGACCTTTTCACGCTCTCGGGCACCACGATCGCGTGGCTGCTGATCGTCTACGGCTTCATCGCCTCGGTGCTGCCGGTGTGGCTGCTGCTGGCACCGCGCGACTACCTGTCGACCTTCATGAAGGTCGGCACCATCGTGCTGCTCGCGGTCGGCGTGGTGGTCACCATGCCGGTGCTGAAGGCGCCCGCGGTCTCCCAGTTCGCCGGCAACAGCAGCGGCCCGTCGTTCGCCGGCAGCCTGTTCCCGTTCCTGTTCATCACCATCGCGTGCGGTGCGCTGTCCGGATTCCACGCGCTGGTGTCGTCGGGCACCACGCCGAAGCTGCTGGCGAAGCAGGCACAGGCGCGGATGATCGGCTACGGCGGCATGCTGATGGAATCGTTCGTCGCGGTGATGGCGATCATCGCCGCCAGCATCCTCGATCAGCACCTGTACTTCGCGATGAACGCGGGCGCGGGAGCCACCGGCGGCACCGCCGAGAAGGCCGCCACCTACGTCAACGGCCTCGGCCTGGGCGGCGATCCGATCACCGCGGCCGAGCTGAACCAGGCCGCGCAGGATGTCGGCGAGACCAGCGTCGTCTCGCGCACCGGCGGCGCGCCCACGCTGGCGGTCGGCATGTCCGAGGTGATGCACAACTTCATCGGCGGCACCGGGCTCAAGTCGTTCTGGTACCACTTCGCGATCATGTTCGAGGCGCTGTTCATCCTCACCACGATCGACGCCGGCACCCGCGTCGCGCGGTTCATGCTCTCCGACACCCTCGGCAACTTCGGCGGACCGGCCGCCAAGTTCAAGAATCCGTCATGGTGGCCCGGCGTGTTCCTGTGCTCGCTGGTCGTGGTCGCCGCGTGGGGTTCGGTGCTGCTGATGGGCGTCACCGACCCGCTGGGCGGCATCTACACGCTGTATCCGCTGTTCGGCATCGCCAACCAGTTGCTGGCGGCGGTCGCGCTGACCGTCGTGCTGGTCATCGTGGTGAAGAAGGGCCTGGTCAAGTGGGCCTGGATTCCCGCGCTACCGCTGATCTGGGATCTCGTCGTCACCATGACGGCGTCCTGGCAGAAGATCTTCTCCGGCGACAAGAACCTCGGCTACTGGACCCAGCACAACGCCTACAGCGACGCGCGTGCGGCGGGCAAGATCCTGGCACCGGCGAAGAGCATGGACGATATGGACAAGGTGGTCCGCAACACCTTCATCCAGGGCACGCTGTCGATCGTGTTCGCCATACTGGTGCTGATCGTGGCGGCGGTCGGCCTGATCGTGTGCGTCCGGGCCCTGCGCCAGGGCGGCGGGCCCACCACCGAATCGCCGGAGGCGCCCTCGAAGCTCTTCGGGCCCAAGGGGTTCCTCACCTCGAAGGCCGAGAAGGAGGTGCAACGGGATTGGGACGAGCACGCGAAGACGGGCAGGGCCGGTCCGCCCACGGCGCCGGCGATGGCGGAGTGA
- a CDS encoding YbdD/YjiX family protein, with translation MSEPRDDTPRDARGGPVRAVLRGARAVIRYMDAIVGGQDYARFVEHLRRNHPDRPIPSEREYWRERHDAAARNPANRCC, from the coding sequence GTGAGCGAACCCCGCGACGACACACCGCGCGACGCGCGGGGCGGTCCGGTCCGGGCCGTCCTGCGCGGCGCGCGTGCCGTGATCCGGTATATGGACGCGATCGTGGGCGGCCAGGACTACGCGCGGTTCGTCGAGCATCTGCGCCGCAATCACCCCGACCGGCCGATCCCGTCGGAGCGGGAGTACTGGCGCGAACGCCACGACGCCGCCGCGCGCAACCCCGCCAACCGCTGCTGCTGA
- a CDS encoding AlkA N-terminal domain-containing protein, giving the protein MDCVSANGLDFERCYRAVATRDARFDGLFVTAVRTTGIYCRPSCPAITPKRTNVTFLPTAAAAQQSGFRACRRCLPDAAPGSPLWNTRADLAARAMRLIADGTIERGGVPALAGALGYSQRQLTRVLTAELGAGPLALARAHRAHTARLLIQTTRMPMSDIAFAAGFASIRQFNDTVREVFAVSPTTLRDEARRLRGDTLPATNGMLTLRLPYREPMDRSWLEWFLSAHAVPGLELWEDGTYTRGLRTPHGHATVRLSFQPGHVRAGLALHDMRDLAPTVARLRHLLDLDADPIGIDEALEIGFRGSSTPSPGIRVPGCLDGPELLLRTMIGQQISVSAAVTHTARLVEALGERVNGPVPRLFPTAAAIAERGAEVLTGPARRTASILSAARALASGELSLHAGRTAGDVRRDLLALDGVGPWTADYVTMRLLADPDILLHTDLVVRQGAALLGVDFADTGRWAPWRSYLSMHLWKRALAERTVPAIAANVSVKVGVRQ; this is encoded by the coding sequence GTGGACTGCGTGAGTGCGAACGGTCTGGATTTCGAACGGTGTTACCGTGCCGTGGCGACCCGCGATGCCCGCTTCGACGGCCTGTTCGTCACCGCCGTCCGGACGACCGGAATCTACTGCCGCCCATCGTGTCCCGCCATCACCCCGAAGCGCACGAACGTCACCTTCCTACCGACCGCCGCGGCGGCCCAGCAGTCGGGGTTCCGCGCCTGCCGCCGCTGCCTGCCCGACGCGGCCCCGGGCTCGCCGCTGTGGAACACCCGCGCCGACCTCGCCGCGCGGGCGATGCGGCTGATCGCCGACGGCACGATCGAACGCGGCGGCGTGCCCGCGCTGGCCGGCGCGCTCGGCTACTCGCAGCGCCAGCTGACCCGCGTACTGACCGCCGAACTCGGCGCCGGGCCGCTCGCCCTGGCCCGCGCCCACCGCGCGCACACCGCCCGGCTGCTGATCCAGACCACCCGAATGCCGATGTCCGACATCGCATTCGCGGCCGGCTTCGCGAGCATCCGGCAGTTCAACGACACCGTGCGCGAGGTGTTCGCGGTGAGCCCGACGACGCTGCGCGACGAGGCTCGGCGGCTGCGCGGCGACACCCTGCCGGCGACCAACGGCATGCTCACCCTGCGGCTGCCCTACCGCGAGCCGATGGACAGGTCCTGGCTGGAGTGGTTCCTGTCGGCGCATGCGGTGCCCGGCCTGGAACTGTGGGAGGACGGCACCTACACCCGTGGCCTGCGCACCCCGCACGGACATGCGACGGTGCGGCTGAGCTTCCAGCCCGGACATGTGCGCGCGGGCCTGGCGCTGCACGACATGCGGGATCTGGCGCCCACGGTGGCGCGGCTGCGCCATCTGCTCGACCTCGACGCCGATCCGATCGGCATCGACGAGGCACTGGAGATCGGGTTCCGCGGCAGCAGCACGCCCAGTCCGGGCATCCGGGTGCCGGGCTGCCTGGACGGCCCGGAACTGCTGCTGCGCACCATGATCGGCCAGCAGATCTCGGTGTCGGCAGCGGTCACGCACACCGCGCGGCTGGTCGAGGCGCTCGGTGAGCGCGTCAACGGTCCGGTGCCGCGGCTGTTCCCGACCGCGGCGGCCATCGCCGAGCGCGGTGCCGAGGTGCTCACCGGACCGGCCCGGCGCACGGCGTCGATACTGTCGGCCGCCCGGGCGCTGGCGTCGGGTGAGTTATCGCTGCACGCGGGGCGCACGGCCGGCGACGTGCGGCGGGACCTGCTGGCCCTGGACGGTGTCGGCCCCTGGACCGCCGACTACGTCACCATGCGGCTGCTCGCCGATCCCGACATCCTGTTACACACCGATCTGGTGGTACGGCAGGGCGCGGCGCTGCTGGGGGTGGACTTCGCCGATACCGGGCGATGGGCGCCGTGGCGGTCCTACCTGTCCATGCATCTGTGGAAGCGCGCCCTGGCCGAGCGTACGGTTCCCGCGATCGCTGCGAACGTTTCCGTGAAAGTAGGTGTGCGGCAATGA
- a CDS encoding methylated-DNA--[protein]-cysteine S-methyltransferase, which translates to MSSADYAMIPTPIGPFTALVDHEGAVLAAGWTDDAGELRELVHPRLRPDELRRRESLGAVSRVVEKYHAGEVLAIDDITVRQVSGPFLTHAWEVLRKVTPGNPVTYTAFADLSGRPEAVRAAANACARNAAALFVPCHRVLRTDGSLGGFRWGLAVKRWLLDHEAARAN; encoded by the coding sequence ATGAGTTCTGCCGACTACGCGATGATCCCGACACCGATCGGCCCGTTCACCGCGCTCGTCGACCACGAGGGCGCCGTGCTGGCCGCCGGCTGGACAGACGACGCCGGCGAGCTGCGCGAGCTGGTCCATCCCCGGCTGCGTCCCGACGAGCTGCGCCGCCGCGAATCCCTCGGCGCGGTGTCCCGGGTGGTCGAGAAGTACCACGCCGGTGAGGTTCTCGCGATCGACGACATCACCGTCCGGCAGGTCTCGGGTCCGTTCCTGACGCATGCGTGGGAGGTACTGCGCAAGGTCACGCCCGGAAACCCGGTGACCTACACGGCATTCGCCGACCTGTCCGGCCGCCCGGAGGCGGTGCGCGCGGCCGCGAACGCCTGCGCCCGCAACGCCGCCGCCCTGTTCGTCCCCTGCCACCGCGTCCTGCGGACCGACGGCAGCCTCGGCGGATTCCGCTGGGGGCTGGCGGTCAAGCGGTGGCTGCTCGATCACGAGGCGGCACGGGCGAACTGA
- a CDS encoding ester cyclase — protein sequence MADTIEALGKRLYAALDAQDWTVIGTLIAPALIVQVGSAPPMGLDVWRRNQEAFYRGFPDGRHIIEETLVDAGRFVSRCRFVGTHTGLFGELAPTGASVSVGVIHIDRFAGGLLVEHHGQLDMHGLLQQIRASA from the coding sequence GTGGCGGACACCATCGAGGCACTCGGAAAACGCCTGTACGCGGCGCTGGACGCGCAGGACTGGACGGTTATCGGCACGCTCATCGCACCTGCGCTGATCGTGCAGGTCGGCAGCGCGCCACCCATGGGCCTGGACGTGTGGCGGCGCAACCAGGAGGCGTTCTACCGCGGCTTCCCGGACGGACGCCACATCATCGAGGAAACGCTCGTCGACGCCGGGCGATTCGTCTCGCGCTGCCGGTTCGTCGGCACGCACACCGGACTCTTCGGCGAGCTGGCGCCGACCGGGGCGTCGGTGTCGGTCGGCGTCATCCACATCGACCGCTTCGCCGGGGGCCTGCTGGTCGAGCACCACGGCCAGCTGGATATGCACGGCCTGCTGCAACAGATCCGGGCTTCCGCCTGA